The window TCGGGTGCTGTGCTCTGAACATCATCTGGGACAATCTGGCCGAAGTCCGGTCGCTGCGGGTTGATCCCGTTCAGCGCGGCAGGAAGCTGGGCCGAAAGCTGGTGGAGGCGTGTTTGAGCGAAGCCGTGACGCTGGGTATATATAAAGTGTATACACTGACGGAAGAGACCGGCTTCTTTGCGCACCTGGGTTTCGAGGAAGAGAGCATGGACAACCTGAACCAGAAAGTGTTCACGGATTGCCTGAACTGCCCGAGATTTCCTGATCACTGCAACGAAGTAGCCATGATAATGGCTCTATAACCTTTTAATAACGAAGAATATTATGGCACATAAACTCACCCCGTTCATTACTGCCGAGCAGATCGCCGAGCGCAACATCACGCTGGGCAAGGAGATCACGGAAAGTTACAAGGACAGCGAAGAACCGCTGGTGTGCATCTGCGTGCTCAAGGGCGCTTTCCTGTTCTTTTCTGATATCATCCGCTGCATCGACCGTCCCATCGAGGTCGATTTCGTGCGTCTGGCCAGTTATGGTACAGCCACTTCCCGCGGCGAGGACATCGTGTTCTCCAAGGATCTGGAGATTTCCATCGAGGGTAAGGACGTGTTGGTCATCGAAGATATCGTTGACACCGGCCACTCCAT of the Pseudodesulfovibrio sp. zrk46 genome contains:
- a CDS encoding N-acetyltransferase, coding for MDIRKARMDDVKAIHGLLMHNTAEEGLVLPRSLSQLYSHLRDFFVALDADGKVVGCCALNIIWDNLAEVRSLRVDPVQRGRKLGRKLVEACLSEAVTLGIYKVYTLTEETGFFAHLGFEEESMDNLNQKVFTDCLNCPRFPDHCNEVAMIMAL
- the hpt gene encoding hypoxanthine phosphoribosyltransferase, which gives rise to MAHKLTPFITAEQIAERNITLGKEITESYKDSEEPLVCICVLKGAFLFFSDIIRCIDRPIEVDFVRLASYGTATSRGEDIVFSKDLEISIEGKDVLVIEDIVDTGHSMDFLLHVLRGRNPKSLKICSLIDKHERREKKVSVDFAGFELSDGFIVGYGLDYAERYRELDGIYELSTE